The proteins below are encoded in one region of Halichoerus grypus chromosome X, mHalGry1.hap1.1, whole genome shotgun sequence:
- the MED12 gene encoding mediator of RNA polymerase II transcription subunit 12 isoform X7, producing the protein MAAFGILSYEHRPLKRPRLGPPDVYPQDPKQKEDELTALNVKQGFNNQPAVSGDEHGSAKNVNFNPAKISSNFSSIIAEKLRCNTLPDTGRRKPQVNQKDNFWLVTARSQSAINTWFTDLAGTKPLTQLAKKVPIFSKKEEVFGYLAKYTVPVMRAAWLIKMTCAYYAAISETKVKKRHVIDPFMEWTQIITKYLWEQLQKMAEYYRPGPAGSGGCGSTIGPLPHDVEVAIRQWDYNEKLAMFMFQDGMLDRHEFLTWVLECFEKIRPGEDELLKLLLPLLLRYSGEFVQSAYLSRRLAYFCTRRLALQLDGVSSHSSHVMSAQSTSTLPATPAPQPPTSSAPSTPFSDLLMCPQHRPLVFGLSCILQTILLCCPSALVWHYSLTDSRIKTGSPLDHLPIAPSNLPMPEGNSAFTQQVRAKLREIEQQIKERGQAVEVRWSFDKCQEATAGFTIGRVLHTLEVLDSHSFERSDFSNSLDSLCNRIFGLGPSKDGHEISSDDDAVVSLLCEWAVSCKRSGRHRAMVVAKLLEKRQAEIEAERCGESEAADEKGSIASGSLSAPSAPIFQDVLLQFLDTQAPMLTDPRSESERVEFFNLVLLFCELIRHDVFSHNMYTCTLISRGDLAFGAPGPRPPSPFDDPADDSERKEAEGSSSSKLEDPGLSESMDIDPSSSVLFEDMEKPDFSLFSPTMPCEGKGSPSPEKPDVEKEVKPPPKEKLEGTLGVLYDQPRHVQYATHFPIPQEESCSHECNQRLVVLFGVGKQRDDARHAIKKITKDILKVLNRKGTAETDQLAPIVPLNPGDLTFLGGEDGQKRRRNRPEAFPTAEDIFAKFQHLSHYDQHQVTAQVSRNVLEQITSFALGMSYHLPLVQHVQFIFDLMEYSLSISGLIDFAIQLLNELSVVEAELLLKSSDLVGSYTTSLCLCIVAVLRHYHACLILNQDQMAQVFEGLCGVVKHGMNRSDGSSAERCILAYLYDLYTSCSHLKSKFGELFSDFCSKVKNTIYCNVEPSESNMRWAPEFMIDTLENPAAHTFTYTGLGKSLSENPANRYSFVCNALMHVCVGHHDPDRVNDIAILCAELTGYCKSLSAEWLGVLKALCCSSNNGTCGFNDLLCNVDVSDLSFHDSLATFVAILIARQCLLLEDLIRCAAIPSLLNAACSEQDSEPGARLTCRILLHLFKTPQLNPCQSDGNKPTVGIRSSCDRHLLAASQNRIVDGAVFAVLKAVFVLGDAELKGSGFTVTGGTEELPEEEGGGGSGGRRQGGRNISVETASLDVYAKYVLRSICQQEWVGERCLKSLCEDSNDLQDPVLSSAQAQRLMQLICYPYRLLDNEDGENPQRQRIKRILQNLDQWTMRQSSLELQLMIKQTPNNEMNSLLENIAKATIEVFQQSAETGSSSGSAASNMPSSSKTKPVLSSLERSGVWLVAPLIAKLPTSVQGHVLKAAGEELEKGQHLGSSSRKERDRQKQKSMSLLSQQPFLSLVLTCLKGQDEQREGLLTSLYSQVHQIVNNWRDNQYLDDCKPKQLMHEALKLRLNLVGGMFDTVQRSTQQTTEWAMLLLEIIISGTVDMQSNNELFTTVLDMLSVLINGTLAADMSSISQGSMEENKRAYMNLVKKLRKELGERQSDSLEKVLQLLPLPKPTRDVITCEPQGSLIDTKGNKIAGFDSIFKKEGLQVSTKQKISPWDLFEGLKPSAPLSWGWFGTVRVDRRVARGEEQQRLLLYHTHLRPRPRAYYLEPLPLPPEDEEPPAPTLLEPEKKAPEPPKTDKPGAAPPSTEERKKKSTKGKKRSQPATKTEDYGMGPGRSGPYGVTVPPDLLHHANPGSISHLSYRQGSIGLYTQNQPLPAGGPRVDPYRPVRLPMQKLPTRPPYPGVLPTTMTGVMGLEPSSYKTSVYRQQQPAVPQGQRLRQQLQAKISQGMLGQSSVHQMTPSSSYGLQTSQGYTPYVSHVGLQQHTGPAGTMVPPSYSSQPYQSTHPSTNPTLVDPTRHLQQRPSGYVHQQAPTYGHGLASTQRFSQQTLQQAPMIGAMTPLGAQGVQAGGVRSASILPEQQQQQQQQQQQQQQQQQQQQQQYHIRQQQQQQILRQQQQQQQQQQQQQAAHQQQQQQQAAPPQAQPQSQPQFQRQGLQQTQQQQQTAALVRQLQQQLSNTQPQPSTNIFGRY; encoded by the exons ATCAGTTCCAACTTCAGCAGCATTATTGCAGAGAAGTTACGTTGTAACACCCTCCCTGACACTGGTCGCAGAAAGCCCCAAGTGAACCAGAAGGACAACTTCTGGCTGGTGACTGCACGATCCCAGAGTGCCATTAACACCTGGTTCACTGACCTGGCTGGCACCAAGCCACTCACGCAACTAGCCAAAAAG GTCCCCATTTTCAGTAAAAAGGAAGAAGTGTTTGGGTACTTAGCCAAGTACACAGTGCCTGTGATGCGGGCCGCCTGGCTCATTAAGATGACCTGTGCCTACTACGCAGCAATCAGTGAGACCAAGGTGAAGAAGAGACATGTCATTGACCCCTTCATGG AATGGACTCAGATCATCACCAAATACTTATGGGAGCAGCTGCAAAAGATGGCCGAGTACTACCGGCCAGGGCCTGCAGGCAGTGGGGGCTGTGGGTCCACTATAGGGCCCTTGCCCCATGACGTAGAGGTGGCAATCCGGCAGTGGGACTACAACGAGAAGCTGGCCATGTTCATGTTTCAG GATGGAATGCTGGACAGACATGAGTTCCTGACCTGGGTCCTTGAGTGTTTTGAGAAAATACGCCCTGGAGAGGATGAATTGCTTAaactgctgctgcccctgctgcttCGA TACTCGGGGGAATTCGTTCAGTCTGCGTACCTCTCCCGCCGCCTTGCCTACTTCTGTACCCGGAGACTGGCCTTGCAACTGGATGGCGTGAGCAGTCACTCATCTCACGTTATGTCCGCTCAGTCGACAAGCACACTGCCCGCCACCCCTGCTCCTCAGCCCCCAACCAGCAGCGCACCCTCTACACCCTTTAGCGACCTGCTGATGTGCCCTCAGCACCGGCCCCTGGTTTTTGGCCTCAGCTGTATCCTTCAG ACCATCCTCCTGTGCTGTCCTAGTGCCCTGGTTTGGCACTACTCGCTGACCGATAGCCGCATTAAGACTGGCTCACCACTTGACCACCTGCCTATTGCCCCCTCCAACCTGCCCATGCCAGAGGGCAACAGTGCCTTTACTCAGCAG GTACGTGCAAAGTTGCGCGAGATTGAGCAGCAGATCAAGGAGCGAGGACAGGCGGTTGAGGTTCGCTGGTCTTTCGATAAGTGCCAGGAAGCCACTGCAG GCTTCACCATTGGACGGGTGCTCCATACTTTGGAAGTGTTGGACAGCCACAGTTTTGAGCGCTCTGACTTCAGCAACTCTCTCGACTCCCTTTGTAACCGAATCTTTGGGTTGGGCCCTAGCAAGGACGGGCACGAG ATCTCCTCGGATGATGACGCCGTAGTATCATTACTGTGTGAATGGGCCGTCAGCTGCAAGCGTTCTGGTCGGCATCGTGCTATGGTGGTAGCCAAGCTGCTGGAGAAGAGACAGGCCGAGATTGAGGCCGAG CGTTGTGGAGAATCAGAAGCCGCAGATGAGAAGGGTTCCATTGCCTCTGGCTCCCTTTCTGCTCCCAGTGCTCCCATTTTCCAGGATGTCCTCCTGCAGTTTCTGGATACCCAGGCTCCCATGCTGA CGGACCCCCGAAGTGAGAGTGAGCGAGTGGAGTTCTTTAATCTGGTCCTGCTCTTCTGTGAACTGATTCGACACGATGTTTTCTCCCACAACATGTACACTTGCACCCTCATCTCCCGGGGGGACCTCGCCTTTGGAGCTCCTGGCCCCCGGCCTCCGTCTCCTTTTGATGACCCTGCTGATGACTCAGAGCGCAAGGAGGCCGAGGGCAGCAGCAGTAGCAAGCTGGAG GACCCAGGGCTCTCGGAGTCGATGGACATTGACCCTAGTTCCAGTGTGCTCTTCGAGGACATGGAGAAGCCTGATTTCTCA TTGTTCTCCCCTACTATGCCCTGTGAGGGGAAGGGCAGTCCATCCCCCGAGAAGCCAGATGTTGAGAAGGAGGTGAAGCCCCCGCCCAAGGAGAAGCTAGAAGGGACCCTTGGGGTTCTTTATGACCAGCCGCGGCATGTGCAGTACGCCACGCACTTTCCCATCCCCCAG GAGGAGTCATGCAGCCATGAGTGCAACCAGCGGTTGGTCGTACTGTTTGGGGTGGGGAAGCAGCGAGATGATGCCCGCCATGCCATCAAGAAAATTACCAAGGATATCCTGAAGGTTCTGAACCGCAAGGGGACAGCGGAAACTG ACCAGCTTGCTCCTATTGTGCCTCTGAATCCTGGAGACCTGACATTCTTAG gtggggaggatgggcagaAGCGGCGACGCAACCGGCCTGAAGCCTTCCCCACTGCTGAAGATATCTTTGCTAAGTTCCAGCACCTTTCACATTATGACCAGCACCAGGTCACGGCTCAG GTCTCCCGGAATGTTCTGGAGCAGATCACGAGCTTTGCCCTTGGCATGTCATACCACTTGCCTCTGGTGCAGCATGTGCAGTTCATCTTCGACCTCATGGAATATTCCCTCAGCATCAGTGGCCTCATCGACTTTGCCATTCAG CTCCTGAATGAACTGAGCGTAGTTGAGGCTGAGCTGCTCCTCAAGTCCTCGGATCTGGTGGGCAGCTACACTACCAGCCTGTGCCTGTGCATCGTGGCCGTCCTGCGGCACTACCATGCCTGCCTCATCCTCAACCAGGACCAGATGGCCCAGGTCTTTGAGGG GCTGTGTGGCGTAGTGAAGCATGGGATGAACCGGTCAGATGGCTCCTCTGCGGAACGCTGTATCCTTGCTTATCTCTATGATCTGTACACCTCCTGTAGCCATTTAAAGAGCAAATTTGGGGAGCTCTTCAG CGACTTCTGCTCCAAGGTGAAAAACACCATCTACTGCAACGTGGAGCCCTCAGAATCCAACATGCGCTGGGCACCCGAGTTCATGATTGACACTCTGGAGAACCCCGCAGCTCACACCTTCACCTACACGGGGCTAGGCAAGAGTCTTAGTGAGAACCCCGCTAACCGCTACAGCTTTGTCTGCAATGCCCTTATGCACGTCTGTGTGGGGCACCATGATCCCGATAG GGTGAATGACATTGCCATCCTGTGTGCGGAGCTGACGGGCTACTGCAAGTCACTGAGCGCCGAGTGGCTGGGGGTCCTGAAGGCCTTGTGCTGCTCCTCTAACAATGGCACTTGTGGCTTCAACGACCTTCTCTGCAATGTAGAT GTCAGTGACCTGTCTTTTCACGACTCCCTGGCTACTTTTGTTGCCATCCTCATCGCTCGGCAGTGTCTGCTCCTCGAGGACCTGATTCGCTGTGCTGCCATCCCTTCGCTCCTTAATGCTG cttgcAGTGAACAGGACTCTGAGCCGGGGGCCCGGCTTACCTGCCGCATCCTCCTCCACCTTTTCAAGACACCTCAGCTCAATCCTTGCCAGTCAGATGGAA ACAAGCCTACAGTAGGAATCCGTTCCTCCTGTGACCGCCACCTGCTGGCTGCCTCCCAGAACCGCATAGTGGATGGAGCTGTGTTTGCTGTTCTCAAGGCTGTGTTTGTACTTG GGGATGCGGAACTGAAGGGTTCGGGCTTCACTGTGACAGGAGGAACAGAAGAACttccagaggaggagggaggaggtggcaGTGGCGGTCGGAGGCAGGGTGGCCGCAACATCTCTGTGGAGACAGCCAGTCTGGATGTCTATGCCAAGTACGTGCTACGCAGCATCTGCCAACAG GAATGGGTAGGAGAGCGTTGCCTTAAATCACTGTGTGAGGACAGCAACGACCTGCAAGACCCAGTGTTGAGTAGCGCCCAGGCCCAGCGCCTCATGCAGCTCATCTGCTACCCATATCGATTGCTGGACAACGAGGATGGGGAAAACCCCCAGCGGCAGCGCATTAAGCGCATTCTCCAG AACTTGGACCAGTGGACCATGCGCCAGTCTTCTTTGGAGCTGCAGCTCATGATCAAGCAGACCCCTAACAAT GAGATGAACTCCCTCTTAGAGAACATCGCCAAGGCCACAATCGAGGTTTTCCAACAGTCAGCGGAGACGGGGTCATCTTCTGGAAGCGCTGCCAGCAACATGCCCAGCAGCAGCAAGACCAAGCCAGTGCTCAG CTCTCTAGAGCGCTCTGGTGTGTGGCTGGTGGCCCCCCTCATTGCTAAACTGCCCACCTCAGTCCAGGGGCATGTGTTAAAGGCGGCTGGGGAGGAACTGGAGAAGGGCCAGCACCTGGGTTCCTCTTCCCGCAAAGAACGGGACCGACAAAAGCAGAAGAG CATGTCCCTGTTGAGCCAGCAGCCATTCTTATCCCTGGTGCTGACGTGTCTGAAAGGGCAGGATGAGCAGCGTGAGGGCCTTCTCACCTCCCTCTACAGCCAGGTGCACCAG ATTGTGAATAACTGGCGTGACAACCAGTACTTAGATGACTGCAAACCAAAGCAGCTCATGCACGAGGCTCTCAAGCTGCGGCTCAACCTG GTGGGGGGCATGTTTGACACGGTGCAGCGCAGCACCCAGCAGACCACCGAGTGGGCCATGCTCCTCCTGGAGATCATCATCAGCGGCACCGTTGACATGCAGTCCAACAA CGAGCTCTTCACCACCGTGCTGGACATGCTGAGCGTGCTCATCAATGGGACCCTGGCCGCGGACATGTCTAGCATCTCTCAGGGCAGCATGGAGGAGAATAAGCGTGCCTACATGAACCTGGTGAAGAAGCTGCGG AAAGAGCTGGGGGAACGTCAGTCAGACAGTCTGGAAAAAGTTCTCCAGCTGCTGCCACTGCCCAAGCCGACCCGAGATGTCATCACATGTGAGCCACAGGGCTCCCTCATTGACACCAAGGGCAACAAGATTGCAGGCTTCGATTCCATCTTCAAGAAGGAG GGTCTGCAGGTTTCCACCAAACAAAAGATCTCTCCCTGGGATCTTTTTGAGGGCTTGAAGCCGTCCGCACCACTCTCTTGGGGCTGGTTTGGAACAGTCCGGGTCGACCGGCGAGTGGCCCGAGGAGAGGAACAACAGCGGTTGCTGCTCTATCACACGCACCTgcggccccggccccgggccTATTACCTGGAGCCGCTCCCGCTGCCCCCAGAAGATGAGGagccccctgctcccaccctgcTAGAGCCCGAGAAAAAGGCTCCAGAGCCCCCCAAAACTGACAAACCTGGGGCCGCTCCACCCAGTACTGAGGAGCGCAAGAAGAAGTCCACCAAGGGCAAGAAacgcagccagccagccaccaaGACAGAG GACTATGGAATGGGCCCGGGCAGGAGCGGCCCCTATGGCGTGACAGTGCCTCCAGACCTCCTGCACCACGCTAACCCCGGTTCCATATCCCATCTTAGCTACAGGCAGGGCTCCATAGGCCTGTACACCCAGAACCAGCCACTACCTGCAG GGGGCCCTCGCGTGGACCCGTACCGCCCCGTGCGGTTACCGATGCAGAAGCTGCCCACCCGACCACCTTACCCTGGAGTGCTGCCCACGACCATGACTGGAGTCATGGGACTAGAACCTTCCTCCTACAAGACCTCCGTGTACCGACAGCAGCAGCCCGCGGTGCCCCAAGGACAGCGCCTTCGCCAACAGCTCCAGGCAAAGATA AGTCAGGGGATGTTGGGACAGTCATCTGTCCATCAGATGACTCCCAGCTCTTCCTACGGTTTGCAGACCTCCCAG ggCTATACTCCTTATGTTTCTCATGTGGGATTGCAGCAACACACAGGCCCCGCAGGTACCATGGTGCCCCCCAGCTACTCCAGCCAGCCTTACCAGAGCACCCACCCTTCTACCAATCCTACTCTTGTAGATCCTACTCGCCACCTGCAACAGCGGCCCAGTGGCTATGTGCACCAGCAGGCCCCAACCTACGGACATGGGCTGGCCTCCACTCAAAG GTTTTCGCAGCAGACCCTGCAGCAGGCACCCATGATAGGTGCCATGACCCCGCTGGGCGCGCAGGGCGTCCAGGCGGGCGGCGTGCGGTCAGCATCCATCCTGCccgagcagcagcagcagcagcagcagcagcagcagcaacagcagcagcagcagcagcagcagcagcagcagtaccACAtccggcagcagcagcagcagcagatcCTGCGG cagcagcagcagcagcagcagcagcagcagcagcagcaggcggcgcaccagcagcagcagcagcagcaggcggCTCCCCCCCAAGCCCAGCCCCAGTCCCAGCCCCAG TTCCAGCGCCAGGGGCTTCAGCAGACGCAGCAGCAGCAACAGACGGCAGCTTTGGTCCGGCAGCTCCAACAGCAGCTCTCCA ATACTCAGCCACAGCCCAGCACCAACATATTTGGACGCTACTGA